One Helianthus annuus cultivar XRQ/B chromosome 12, HanXRQr2.0-SUNRISE, whole genome shotgun sequence genomic region harbors:
- the LOC110893298 gene encoding uncharacterized protein LOC110893298, with product MVVGENNTLMKHWGLFCDSEKDDRIEKDDEASSAEDWSANEKDYDSDGIENMERDVVYPSYDPTINWRLTKPILGMKFESPKQLKESLIDYGVSNSYQLEFTVNDYRRLLVVCGEEKTEDEEDHEGKKKKIAKRYFKQIVENPEISLRQMQTDIMRKFECKVSIGQCSRAKKKILDDYEGGLKEHYARLSDYKAEILETNPGSTVKMAVNEMENGEVYFSSYYICFKGVKDGWINGCRKVLGLDGCFLKNSGQLLTAMGRDANNHIFPLAWAAVSVENKENWKWFLNLMRYDIEMESGLGLTLISDQHKGIIEAVKDVFPYAEHRQCVRFWKVVPGDNTVFEVRSEKYACVVNLDEKTCSCRLCQLSGIPCVHIVATLSFVNKDPETFVSSWLKKDMFRVAYKYPIKPLRGSTFWPKTDDIKPLPPNERRMPGRPAVKRKRSTDEKEKKNPKVGIGRKMSCQNCYEMGHNVRSCKNEKKDPPPKVKRPKGRPKKRGATKKV from the exons ATGGTTGTGGGTGAAAACAATACACTGATGAAACACTGGGGActgttttg TGATAGCGAAAAGGATGATCGTATTGAAAAAGATGACGAGGCCAGTTCCGCTGAAGATTGGAGTGCAAATGAAAAGGATTATGACAGTGATGGTATTGAAAATATGGAGCGTGATGTTGTATATCCGAGCTACGATCCAACAATTAATTGGAGATTGACCAAACCTATTCTAGGAATGAAATTTGAGAGTCCTAAACAACTAAAGGAGAGTTTAATTGACTATGGAGTATCAAATAGTTATCAATTAGAGTTTACAGTCAACGACTATCGTAGGTTACTGGTGGTATGTGGGGAAGAAAAAACTGAAGATGAAGAGGATCATGAAGGAAAAAAGAAGAAA ATTGCAAAACGGTATTTCAAACAAATAGTTGAAAATCCGGAAATTAGCTTAAGGCAAATGCAGACCGACATCATGAGAAAATTTGAATGCAAAGTGAGTATTGGTCAATGTAGTAGAGCAAAAAAAAAGATTTTGGATGATTATGAAGGTGGTTTAAAAGAACATTATGCTAGACTTTCGGATTATAAAGCCGAGATATTAGAGACCAATCCAGGGAGTACTGTGAAGATGGCTGTGAATGAAATGGAGAATGGAGAAGTTTACTTCAGTAGTTATTATATTTGTTTTAAGGGTGTCAAAGATGGATGGATAAATGGATGCAGAAAAGTTCTTGGTTTAGATGGGTGCTTTCTAAAGAATAGTGGCCAACTACTAACGGCTATGGGAAGAGATGCCAATAACCATATTTTTCCTTTGGCATGGGCTGCTGTGTCTGTTGAGAATAAGGAAAACTGGAAATGGTTTCTTAATCTAATGAGATATGACATTGAAATGGAAAGTGGACTTGGACTAACTCTCATTTCAGATCAACACAAG GGAATTATAGAAGCCGTAAAGGATGTGTTTCCTTATGCTGAGCATAGACAATGTGTAAG GTTTTGGAAGGTAGTTCCAGGTGATAACACCGTATTTGAAGTTAGAAGTGAAAAATATGCGTGCGTGGTGAACCTTGATGAAAAAACTTGTAGTTGTAGATTATGTCAGTTGTCAGGCATACCTTGTGTTCATATAGTGGCAACGTTGTCCTTCGTTAACAAGGACCCAGAAACTTTTGTTAGTTCTTGGCTTAAAAAGGACATGTTCAGAGTAGCATACAAATATCCGATCAAACCACTAAGAGGAAGTACATTTTGGCCCAAAACTGATGATATAAAACCGTTACCTCCAAATGAGAGACGAATGCCGGGTAGACCAGCAGTAAAGAGGAAAAGAAGCACTGatgagaaagagaaaaagaaccCGAAGGTTGGAATTGGAAGAAAAATGTCTTGTCAAAATTGTTATGAAATGGGGCATAATGTTAGGTCTTGCAAAAACGAGAAAAAAGACCCCCCACCAAAGGTGAAAAGGCCAAAAGGTAGACCTAAAAAGCGTGGTGCAACGAAGAAAGTCTAA